A single region of the Lotus japonicus ecotype B-129 chromosome 4, LjGifu_v1.2 genome encodes:
- the LOC130713448 gene encoding uncharacterized protein LOC130713448 yields MNAVFHDVSELHSGKEKWRIMVKVIRMWYSQGFASSKLPLSLEVVLMDSKGTKIHASIKKTLMYKFDKLLVDGNVYSLSSFVVVDSFGEYKTTRHNYKISFMFNTEVRALDKNPMDIFPYSFVSFAEILSPAFDTTFLVDVIGILTGVGVEREIVTNGKKSKMNVLEIESAGLRIECAVFGVYVDELNNFLGGGDINNPVVIVHFAKVKSFQGHNSLQNVHGATKILYDPDVPMAAVMKTRFLESSESGSWSLSQLSESKSVSGEDEFLVPNFRKTIAEMKDLKNDCICVVYGIICPMEDGVEWWYTACRCNRKVYADEKMYFCEGCNRHVIAVYPRLYVDPYFVFTIEVLAFCFLCSAFKSDRYRLQLVVEDATGTANFVLFDKEASLLVGKSCTEMVDASEKVVDV; encoded by the exons ATGAATGCTGTATTCCATGATGTGTCTGAGTTGCATTCTGGGAAGGAGAAGTGGAGAATTATGGTCAAGGTCATTCGGATGTGGTATAGCCAAGGCTTCGCCAGTTCCAAGCTTCCTCTGTCACTTGAGGTGGTTCTGATGGATTCTAAG GGTACCAAAATCCATGCCTCCATCAAGAAGACATTGATGTACAAGTTTGATAAGTTATTGGTGGATGGCAACGTTTACAGTCTTTCGTCGTTTGTTGTAGTCGATAGTTTTGGGGAGTACAAAACCACCCGTCACAATTACAAGATCAGCTTCATGTTTAATACTGAAGTGCGTGCTTTGGATAAGAACCCTATGGATATTTTTCCTTACTCATTTGTGTCTTTCGCTGAGATTTTGTCTCCCGCCTTTGATACAACATTTTTAGTGG ATGTAATTGGCATACTAACTGGGGTTGGTGTTGAGAGGGAGATTGTCACAAATGGGAAGAAATCAAAAATGAATGTTTTGGAAATAGAATCTGCAGG TTTGAGGATTGAGTGTGCTGTGTTTGGAGTATATGTTGATGAACTCAACAATTTCCTTGGAGGCGGTGATATCAATAACCCTGTTGTAATTGTGCACTTTGCCAAAGTTAAATCATTTCAGGGGCACAACAGTTTACAAAATGTCCACGGTGCTACTAAGATTTTGTATGATCCAGATGTTCCTATGGCCGCTGTTATGAAGACAAG GTTTCTTGAATCCAGTGAGAGTGGTTCTTGGTCACTTAGCCAGTTGTCTGAATCTAAATCTGTTTCTGGGGAGGATGAATTTTTGGTCCCAAATTTTCGTAAGACAATCGCAGAAATGAAGGATCTGAAGAAT GATTGTATCTGTGTTGTGTATGGTATAATTTGCCCCATGGAAGATGGTGTTGAATGGTGGTATACTGCATGTCGATGTAACAGAAAGGTGTATGCTGATGAAAAGATGTATTTTTGTGAGGGCTGCAACCGCCATGTTATCGCTGTCTATCCTAGGTTGTATGTCGATCCTTACTTTGTATTTACCATTGAAGTATTAGcgttttgttttttatgttctGCTTTCAAATCTGATAGGTATCGTCTTCAGTTAGTGGTAGAAGATGCCACTGGCACTGCTAATTTTGTCCTTTTTGATAAGGAAGCATCACTGTTGGTGGGTAAATCTTGCACTGAAATGGTTGACGCAAGTGAGAAGGTTGTTGATGTTTAA
- the LOC130713450 gene encoding uncharacterized protein LOC130713450, with translation MAASNGLGNALCEESVQARNKRKQIISSKKRAQQMSINQVCQNATKTRKNTSSSPLSDITNNLTNPVFQPPVGINSQKSLNDSLTTPNISGTNSTVCFPSSQNRSFTCSLSTFPYGMSNETTSRVVRSKKIHNAAAARLRRLNYMKSNNPLNLDITEDISRLNQNNKTKTCLMNNIEASSSKSGNDAYNFQVSGSHCRQLLVEFNAESHSSQSLLDLYDGAELIDEIDLGDASYRCRICHANFWYEERVESAVNNGGGPPQFVLSGQNYHRIGTLLPQLGDVPKFAQLYIYDTHNENKNRMKPFMASNNPDPLDISLVDELKGMIDENNVLAKSFRKVRDYVMSNESSSFALRLFRKRGKDPRTYNLPTSDEIAALIVGDLENVEVGRDIIVKKNGVLTRIHETHTCFIPLQYPLIFPFGEDGWQEDIPLSGVSASLSSRLKPRVTLREFITFRIQERDLEHGNVVFCRRLFQQFLVDCYTMIESQRLSYVRNNQKIIRADFLNGLEEAMCRGETDPGQLGMRIVLPSSFVGGRRYMFDCCQDAMAICKRYGYPDLFITVTCNSAWKEIDRFVRQRNLRPDERPDICCRIFKMKLDHLIGTLKSGIIFGPLDAGMYTIEFQKRGLPHAHILLWLSKNNKLVTTSDIDKFISAEIPDPILHPRLNKVVSTYMLHGPCGSGFSKSPCMSNGKCTKFFPKNFQETTIIDDDGYPVYRRRDTGVYVEKKGLRMDNSYVVPYNPQLLMLYNGHINVEYCNKSNAIKYLFKYVSKGPDRVNIEIINQREDGAELEVKDEIKQYYDCRYLTPCEAVWRTFKYYIHVKWPAVKKVTFHLEEKQSICFKDSDNLEYIVKKASEKDTMFLALMKANGLYEEGKSLTYAEFPSYFVFDEESHSWHPRKQGYSIGRLQYIPHGIGELYYLRILLTRQKGCTSWESIRTIEDVVYPSFHDACYALGLLADDREFIDAIVEANELASGIQLRRFFVMLLTTNTMSKPEFVWEKSWRILSDGILYERRKKLGIPDLHISDADLRNLCLVELDKLLHLNGRSLKDYSCLPFPDLFEECQYENKFVADELNYNKVEMASLHESLIDSLTEEQHQIYNVIMKAVMDKTGGLFFLYGSGGTGKTYLWNTLSAGIRSKGLIVLNVASSGIASLLLPGGRTAHSRFSIPISIKDTSTCNVSLGSLKAELLKKTNLIIWDEAPMLNKFCFEALDRTLNDIMKSNSTLPNDMPFGGKVVVLGGDFRQILPVIQKGSRYDIVDASINSSYLWKQCRVLLLTKNMRLLKSEVSAESNDIKIFSEWLLELGDGKLNRSGDGESTIEIPDDLLILDYENPLQRLIDFAYPDILHNLEIKNYNFFEERAILAPTLESVEAVNNQLLSKIPGAMKDYYSCDSTCKSDEDTEIEAEWFTSEFLNNIKCSGIPNHKLSLKVGVPVMLLRNIDQAGGLCNGTRMIVKALGKNVIVANVVSGKQLGKDVLISRMDLVPTDSGLPFKFVRRQFPISLCFAMTINKSQGQTLSHVGLYLPKPVFTHGQLYVALSRVKSRKGLKILILDEDGSISKVTRNIVYKEVFDNI, from the exons ATGGCTGCTTCCAATGGTCTTGGGAATGCTCTGTGTGAGGAATCAGTTCAAG CACGGAATAAGAGGAAGCAAATAATTTCTAGCAAGAAAAGAGCTCAACAGATGTCTATAAACCAAGTTTGTCAAAATG CTACTAAGACGAGGAAGAATACTTCAAGCTCCCCTTTGTCTGACATAACGAACAACCTGACCAATCCTGTGTTTCAACCACCTGTTGGAATTAATTCTCAGAAATCTCTCAACGACTCATTGACTACACCAAATATTTCAGGGACAAACAGCACCGTTT GCTTCCCTTCGTCCCAGAATAGATCTTTTACATGTTCATTATCCACATTTCCATATGGGATGTCCAATGAAACAACTTCCAGAG TGGTTCGtagtaaaaaaattcacaatGCTGCAGCTGCTAGGTTAAGGAGGTTAAATTATATGAAAA GTAACAATCCTCTAAATCTGGACATTACTGAAGATATTTCAAGGCTGaatcaaaacaataaaacaaaaacatgtttaatgAATAACATTGAAGCAAGTTCTTCGAAGAGTGGTAATGATGCCTATAATTTCCAAGTTTCTGGATCTCATTGTCGCCAGTTGTTGGTGGAGTTTAATGCTGAAAGTCACTCTTCACAGTCTTTGTTAGATCTTTATGATGGTGCTGAGTTGATAG ATGAAATAGATTTGGGGGATGCATCTTATAGGTGCCGCATTTGCCACGCGAATTTTTGGTATGAAGAAAGG GTTGAATCAGCTGTGAACAATGGTGGAGGTCCTCCACAATTTGTATTGAGTGGCCAAAATTATCATAGAATTGGTACACTCCTCCCTCAACTAGGAGATGTTCCCAAATTTGCTCAGCTTTACATATATGATACACACAATGAGAATAAGAATCGAATGAAGCCGTTCAT GGCTTCTAACAATCCAGATCCATTGGATATTTCTTTAGTGGATGAATTGAAGGGAATGATTGATGAGAATAACGTGCTAGCTAAGTCATTTCGTAAGGTACGAGATTATGTAATGTCAAATGAATCATCATCATTTGCCTTGCGTCTATTTCGGAAAAGAGGTAAAGACCCTCGAACATATAATTTGCCTACATCTGATGAGATTGCAGCCCTAATTGTAGGGGATCTTGAAAATGTTGAAGTTGGTAGGGAtattatagttaaaaaaaatggtGTCCTAACAAGGATCCATGAAACTCATACCTGCTTTATTCCATTACAATATCCATTGATATTTCCTTTTGGTGAAGATGGTTGGCAAGAAGATATTCCGTTAAGTGGTGTGTCGGCATCTCTTAGTTCTCGATTGAAACCTCGGGTCACATTACGAGAATTTATAACCTTTAGGATTCAAGAAAGGGATCTTGAGCATGGGAATGTTGTCTTTTGTAGAAGGCTTTTCCAACAGTTTTTGGTAGATTGTTATACCATGATAGAATCTCAGAGGCTATCATATGTCCGCAACAATCAAAAAATAATTAGAGCTGATTTCCTTAATGGGTTGGAAGAAGCAATGTGTAGAGGAGAAACAGACCCAGGTCAATTAGGAATGCGTATTGTATTGCCGTCCTCATTTGTTGGTGGACGTCGCTATATGTTTGATTGTTGTCAAGACGCAATGGCTATTTGTAAGCGTTATGGTTATCCTGATCTCTTCATAACTGTTACATGCAATTCTGCATGGAAAGAAATTGATAGATTTGTTCGTCAGAGGAATTTAAGGCCAGATGAAAGGCCAGATATATGTTGTCGAATCTTCAAGATGAAGCTGGACCATTTAATTGGAACTTTGAAGAGTGGCATTATATTTGGTCCTTTAGATGCAG GTATGTACACAATTGAGTTTCAAAAAAGAGGGTTGCCACATGCACATATTCTCCTATGGCTTTCGAAGAACAACAAGTTAGTAACAACCTCTGATATTGATAAATTCATTTCAGCAGAAATTCCTGATCCTATTCTACATCCTAGATTGAACAAGGTTGTGTCTACTTATATGTTACATGGTCCATGTGGCTCTGGTTTTTCAAAATCTCCTTGCATGTCAAATGGGAAATGTACCAAGTTCTTCCCAAAGAATTTTCAGGAAACTACTAtaattgatgatgatggttATCCTGTGTACAGAAGGAGAGATACTGGAGTGTATGTTGAGAAGAAAGGTCTTCGAATGGACAATAGTTATGTTGTTCCTTATAACCCTCAACTACTTATGTTATATAATGGTCATATCAACGTGGAATATTGCAACAAATCTAATGCAATCAAGTATCTCTTCAAGTATGTTAGTAAAGGTCCTGATCGTGTTAATATTGAAATAATCAATCAGAGAGAAGATGGGGCAGAACTTGAGGTAAAAGATGAAATTaaacaatattatgattgtaGATATCTTACCCCATGTGAGGCTGTTTGGAGGACTTTCAAATATTATATTCATGTGAAGTGGCCAGCTGTCAAGAAAGTTACTTTCCACCTTGAGGAGAAACAAAGTATTTGCTTCAAAGATAGTGATAATTTGGAGTATATTGTTAAAAAAGCATCTGAAAAAGACACAATGTTCTTAGCTTTGATGAAAGCTAATGGTTTATATGAAGAGGGAAAATCACTAACTTATGCTGAATTTCCTTCATATTTTGTTTTTGATGAGGAATCTCATTCATGGCATCCAAGGAAGCAAGGATATTCTATTGGAAGACTCCAATATATCCCTCACGGGATTGGGGAGCTTTATTATTTGAGGATCCTCCTAACTCGGCAGAAAGGATGTACTTCATGGGAAAGCATTCGTACTATTGAAGATGTTGTGTATCCTTCTTTTCATGATGCATGTTATGCACTAGGATTGTTAGCAGATGATCGAGAATTTATAGATGCTATTGTTGAAGCAAATGAGTTAGCTTCAG GCATACAGCTTCGAAGATTCTTTGTGATGTTGCTCACAACAAACACTATGAGCAAACCCGAATTTGTGTGGGAAAAATCATGGCGGATTTTGTCAGATGGAATTTTGTATGAAAGGCGAAAAAAGCTAGGCATACCGG atCTGCACATAAGTGACGCAGATTTACGAAATCTTTGCTTGGTAGAATTGGACAAATTACTTCACTTGAACGGACGGTCTCTAAAAGACTATTCTTGCCTACCTTTTCCAGATCTATTTGAGGAGTGCCAGTATGAGAACAAATTCGTTGCTGATGAATTGAATTATAATAAAGTTGAAATGGCCAGTTTGCACGAATCACTCATAGATTCATTGACTGAAGAACAACATCAAATATACAATGTTATAATGAAAGCAGTCATGGATAAAACTGGAGGACTATTTTTTCTATATGGCTCTGGTGGTACCGGCAAAACATATTTGTGGAATACCTTATCTGCTGGTATAAGGTCAAAAGGGTTGATTGTTTTGAATGTTGCTTCAAGTGGAATTGCTTCTTTACTTCTCCCTGGTGGAAGGACAGCTCATTCCAGGTTTtctattcctatttctattAAAGATACCTCAACTTGCAATGTTTCGTTAGGTTCTTTAAAAGCTGAGCTATTAAAGAAAACTAATTTGATCATttgggatgaagctccaatgttgaataaattttgttttgaaGCATTGGATAGGACTTTAAATGACATAATGAAGTCCAATTCAACTTTACCCAATGATATGCCATTTGGTGGTAAAGTTGTTGTTCTTGGTGGAGATTTCAGACAAATATTACCAGTTATTCAGAAAGGTAGTCGTTATGATATAGTAGATGCCTCTATCAATTCTTCTTATCTTTGGAAACAATGTCGTGTTCTTCTATTGACAAAGAATATGAGGCTACTTAAATCTGAAGTTTCTGCAGAATCCAATGACATTAAAATTTTTTCTGAATGGCTCTTGGAACTTGGTGATGGAAAGTTAAATAGATCTGGAGATGGGGAATCTACCATTGAGATTCCCGATGATCTTTTGATTCTTGATTATGAAAATCCATTACAAAGGTTGATTGATTTCGCCTATCCTGATATATTGCACAACTTAGAAATTAAAAACTACAATTTTTTTGAAGAAAGAGCTATTTTGGCACCAACCTTAGAAAGCGTAGAAGCAGTTAACAATCAACTTCTTTCCAAAATTCCTGGGGCTATGAAAGATTATTATAGTTGTGATAGTACTTGCaagtcagatgaagacactgagaTTGAAGCTGAATGGTTTACCAGTGAATTTTTGAATAACATCAAATGTTCTGGCATACCGAATCAtaaattgagtttgaaagtgGGTGTGCCTGTTATGTTGTTGCGTAACATTGACCAAGCTGGAGGACTTTGCAATGGCACTCGAATGATTGTAAAGGCATTGGGGAAAAATGTTATTGTTGCTAATGTAGTTAGTGGAAAACAACTTGGGAAGGATGTTTTAATATCTAGAATGGATTTAGTTCCAACTGACTCTGGTTTGCCTTTCAAGTTTGTAAGGAGACAATTTCCTATTtctttatgttttgcaatgactattaacaaaagtcaaggtCAGACTCTTTCGCATGTGGGATTGTATTTGCCTAAACCAGTATTCACTCATGGGCAGTTATATGTTGCATTATCGAGGGTGAAATCAAGAAAAGGATTAAAAATcttgattttggatgaagatgGTTCCATTTCAAAGGTTACTAGAAATATAGTATACAAAGAGGTGTTTGACAATATATGA
- the LOC130716016 gene encoding inorganic pyrophosphatase 2, whose protein sequence is MATATVVIFDFDRTIIDDDSDSWIIAEMGLTPIFSQLSSTMPWTPLMNRMMEELHSQGFTTGDIAQCLKRALLHPNIVSAIKSAHALGCELRIISDANAFYIDTILEHHGLSGCFSEINTNPSFVDEEGRLRIAPFHDTALDPHDCPLCPPNMCKGLVIDRIRGSLPENKRFIYIGDGAGDYCPTLKLGRGEFVMPRKNYPLWNRICSDPKLVEAEVHDWSSGEELESILLKLINKLVT, encoded by the exons ATGGCGACGGCGACGGTGGTGATTTTCGACTTTGATCGGACCATAATCGACGATGATAGTGACTCATGGATCATCGCCGAAATGGGTCTCACCCCCATTTTCAGCCAACTTAGCTCCACCATGCCCTGGACCCCTCTCATG AACAGAATGATGGAGGAGCTTCACTCGCAAGGGTTCACCACCGGCGACATTGCTCAGTGCCTGAAACGGGCTTTATTGCATCCAAACATCGTTTCAGCGATCAAATCTGCACACGCTCTTGG GTGTGAGTTGAGGATAATTAGTGACGCAAATGCGTTCTACATTGATACCATTCTGGAACACCATGGTTTATCTGGGTGCTTTTCAGAGATCAACACAAACCCATCTTTTGTTGATGAAGAGGGTCGCCTTCGGATCGCGCCATTTCATGATACAGCGTTGGATCCTCATGATTGTCCCCTCTGCCCTCCCAATATGTGCAAG GGTTTAGTGATTGACCGAATCCGGGGTTCTTTACCTGAAAACAAAAGATTCATCTACATTGGAGATGGAGCAGGTGATTATTGCCCGACTTTGAAGCTGGGGAGAGGTGAGTTTGTGATGCCGAGGAAGAATTATCCCCTCTGGAACCGGATATGCAGTGACCCAAAACTAGTTGAAGCAGAAGTTCATGATTGGAGCAGTGGGGAGGAGTTGGAGAGCATACTACTGAAGCTGATCAACAAATTAGTTACATAA
- the LOC130710620 gene encoding protein NDL1-like, which translates to MAEEESHHSVSLDMEMEEKIYLGGKEHHIRTGCGSVSVIVYGDQDKPALITYPDLALNYMSCFQGLFFCPEAASLLLHNFCIYHISPPGHELGAAAICSDDPVPSVEDLADQIVEVLNYFGLGAVMCMGVTAGAYILTLFAMKYRERVVGLILVSPLCKAPSWTEWLYNKVMSNLLYFYGMSGLLKECLLQRYFSKDVRGNVEVPESEIVQACRKLLDERKRTNVLRFLQAINQRPDLTEGLKRLKCRTLIFVGDSSPFHSEALHMTSKLDRRFSALVEVQACGSMVTEEQPHAMLIPLEYFLMGYGLYRPSQFSDSPRSPLSPSCISPELLSPESMGLKLKPIKTRVSP; encoded by the exons ATGGCAGAAGAAGAATCCCATCATTCCGTTTCGCTCGACATGGAGATGGAGGAGAAGATCTACCTCGGTGGAAAG GAGCATCATATTCGAACTGGCTGCGGTTCTGTGTCTGTTATAGTCTACGGGGATCAGGACAAACCAGCACTGATCACTTATCCGGATTTAGCGCTAAATT ATATGTCATGTTTCCAAGGATTATTTTTCTGCCCAGAGGCTGCTTCTTTGCTGCTTCACAATTTTTGCATATATCATATCAGTCCTCCTGGACATGAG TTGGGAGCGGCTGCGATTTGTTCTGATGATCCTGTCCCTTCTGTTGAAGACTTGGCAGATCAAATAGTTGAAGTCCTCAACTATTTCGG GCTCGGTGCAGTGATGTGTATGGGAGTAACGGCTGGTGCTTACATCCTTACTCTTTTTGCA ATGAAATATAGGGAACGTGTTGTTGGTTTAATACTCGTATCTCCCTTATGCAAAGCACCTTCTTGGACTGAATGGTTATATAACAAG GTAATGTCGAATTTGTTATATTTCTACGGCATGAGTGGCTTGCTCAAGGAGTGTTTGCTCCAGCGGTACTTCAGCAAG GACGTTCGAGGTAACGTTGAAGTTCCAGAATCAGAGATAGTCCAAGCTTGTAGAAAA TTGCTAGACGAGAGAAAAAGAACAAATGTCTTAAGGTTTCTTCAAGCAATTAATCA GAGGCCTGATCTGACAGAAGGATTGAAAAGATTAAAGTGCCGCACGCTTATTTTTGTAGGTGACAGTTCTCCTTTCCATTCCGAGGCTCTCCACATGACTTCAAAACTTGATAGGAGATTTAGTGCCTTGGTTGAG GTCCAGGCTTGTGGATCAATGGTTACAGAAGAACAGCCACATGCAATGCTGATACCTTTGGAGTACTTTCTCATGGGGTATGGGTTGTACAGGCCAAGCCAGTTTAGTGACAGCCCAAGGAGCCCGCTTAGCCCATCTTGCATCTCCCCGGAGCTCCTTTCTCCGGAAAGCATGGGATTGAAGCTAAAGCCTATAAAGACCAGAGTTTCACCATGA
- the LOC130710619 gene encoding uncharacterized protein LOC130710619, whose translation MAPSSSSLSPLKVTMDLHLHNRQKLLSSLRQHLSLSSRPLHGFLLFEGGEEQTRYDTDHGELFRQESNFAYLFGVKEPGFYGAIDVATGDSILFAPRLPDEYAVWCGEINPPSFFKEHYKVSTVCYTDEIATVLQQRYQGSGKPFLFLLHGLNTDSDNFSKPAEFQGIDEFDKDLTTLHPILTECRVIKSELEIAIIQYANDISSEAHIEVMRNAKVGMKEYQLESMFLHHTYFYGGCRHCSYTCICATGNNGAVLHYGHAAAPNDKTLEDGDMALLDMGAEYHFYGSDITCSFPINGKFTSDQLLIYSAVLDAHDAVISAMKPGVSWVDMHMLAEKVILESLKRGHIVVGNVDDMMAARLGAVFMPHGLGHFLGLDTHDPGGYLKGPERRKEPGLKSLRTARELQEGMVITVEPGCYFIDALLLPVMKSPETSKFLNQEVIKRFNGFGGVRIESDLLVTASGCYNMTKCPREIQEIEAVMAGAQWPAKKSSTHVGIGNGL comes from the exons ATGgctccatcatcatcatctctgTCACCTCTTAAGGTGACGATGGACCTTCATCTCCATAACCGCCAGAAGCTTCTCTCCTCCCTTCGTCAAcacctctccctctcttcccgTCCTCTTCACGGCTTCCTCCTCTTCGAGGGCGGCGAAGAACAAACGCGTTACGACACCGATCACGGCGAGCTTTTCAG GCAGGAGAGTAACTTTGCTTACTTGTTTGGAGTCAAAGAACCTGGTTTCTATGGCGCTATT gATGTTGCCACTGGTGATTCTATCCTATTTGCTCCTAGGTTACCTGACGAGTATGCTGTTTGGTGTGGAGAGATAAATCCTCCCTCATTTTTTAAG GAGCACTACAAGGTTAGCACAGTATGCTATACAGATGAAATTGCAACTGTTCTGCAACAACGTTACCAGGGTTCGGGGAAGCCCTTTCTGTTTCTCTTGCATGGCCTTAATACTGATAGCGATAATTTCTCTAAACCCGCAGAGTTTCAG GGCATTGATGAGTTTGATAAGGATCTGACTACTTTGCATCCAATATTGACTGAATGTCGTGTCATCAAGTCAGAGCTGGAGATTGCTATTATTCAGTATGCCAATGATATAAGCTCTGAAGCTCATATTGAG GTTATGAGAAATGCTAAGGTGGGCATGAAGGAGTATCAGCTTGAAAGCATGTTTCTTCACCACACCTACTTTTATGGTGGATGTCGGCATTGCTCTTATACATGTATTTGTGCTACTGGTAATAATGG TGCTGTGCTTCATTACGGGCATGCAGCAGCTCCTAATGACAAG ACTTTGGAAGATGGAGACATGGCGCTGCTTGATATGGGAGCTGAATACCACTTCTATGGGTCTGACATAACATGTTCTTTCCCT ATAAATGGAAAGTTTACAAGTGaccaattgcttatatatagt GCTGTCCTTGATGCTCATGATGCTGTTATATCTGCAATGAAACCTGGAGTAAGCTGGGTTGATATGCACAT GTTAGCAGAAAAAGTTATTCTGGAGTCACTGAAGAGGGGACATATTGTTGTGGG CAACGTTGATGACATGATGGCTGCACGCTTGGGTGCTGTATTTATGCCTCACGGTCTGGGGCATTTCCTTGGCTTAGATACCCATGACCCTGGAGGCTACTTAAAG GGTCCGGAAAGAAGAAAGGAACCTGGATTAAAATCCTTGCGTACAGCCAGGGAGCTCCAGGAAGGAATG GTTATCACTGTGGAGCCGGGCTGCTACTTTATTGATGCTTTGTTACTTCCGGTCATGAAAAGTCCAGAAACTTCCAAGTTCTTGAACCAGGAAGTGATTAAGAGATTTAATGGTTTTGGTGGAGTCCGAATTGAAAGTGATTTG CTTGTTACCGCCAGTGGTTGCTACAATATGACCAAGTGTCCCAGGGAAATACAGGAGATTGAGGCAGTGATGGCAGGGGCACAATGGCCGGCTAAGAAGTCCTCAACGCATGTTGGAATAGGAAATGGATTATAA